One Armatimonadota bacterium genomic window carries:
- a CDS encoding transposase yields MALQHKDLPRTPSLYDDVIGSSYVPADHPLRRINAVVDFSFVHDLVADLYHEDNGRPAYNPEVLLRLIFLQLQYKLSDRAVIDRAQTDHAFRLFLGLDWDDELPHPTSLTKFRQRLGEERFKAVFHGFLRQALERKLVSNKRLLIDSFNVEADIAVPGFRTLLDRIISRALRSLEAGGMDVTALREGHASLREDKSYQLGAEFRKQLLEEWLALAELVAEALEELERPTVSQAEALELLNDALERSENHGKRNVKKDDLLSDVDPDARWGRKKRGKQVQAGYSEQLAV; encoded by the coding sequence ATGGCGTTGCAGCACAAAGACCTTCCCCGCACCCCTTCGCTGTATGACGACGTGATAGGGTCTTCATACGTTCCCGCGGACCATCCGCTACGTCGGATCAATGCCGTTGTGGATTTTTCTTTCGTTCATGATCTGGTGGCGGACCTGTATCACGAAGACAATGGTCGTCCTGCCTACAACCCCGAAGTTCTGCTGCGCCTCATCTTTCTTCAATTGCAGTACAAGTTGTCGGACCGCGCGGTGATCGACCGAGCCCAGACGGACCATGCGTTTCGTTTGTTCTTGGGTTTGGATTGGGACGACGAATTGCCGCATCCCACCAGTCTCACGAAGTTTCGCCAGCGGCTTGGGGAAGAGCGGTTCAAGGCGGTGTTCCACGGTTTTTTGCGCCAGGCTTTGGAGCGCAAGTTGGTGAGCAATAAGCGTTTGCTGATCGACAGCTTCAACGTGGAGGCGGACATCGCCGTACCGGGTTTTCGCACTTTGCTGGACCGGATCATCAGCCGCGCTTTGAGGTCTTTGGAAGCCGGCGGCATGGATGTGACGGCGCTGCGTGAAGGGCATGCATCTTTGCGGGAAGACAAGTCGTACCAGTTGGGGGCGGAGTTTCGCAAGCAACTGCTGGAAGAATGGCTGGCTTTAGCGGAGCTTGTTGCGGAAGCTTTGGAAGAGTTGGAGCGCCCAACGGTGTCGCAAGCGGAGGCTTTGGAACTGCTCAATGATGCGCTTGAGCGGTCGGAGAATCACGGCAAGCGGAACGTGAAGAAGGACGACTTGCTCAGCGATGTGGACCCGGATGCGCGGTGGGGTCGCAAGAAGCGGGGGAAACAGGTTCAGGCGGGCTATAGCGAGCAATTGGCGGTG
- a CDS encoding DUF1559 domain-containing protein, with amino-acid sequence MIAILAAILFPVFARARAKARQTSCLSNVKQITLALMMYAQDFDECYPVVDHATGYGWWQPLQAYVKNAQMFRCPAYRAGAGEPASDYALNGLFAHGASMAAFDTPAEQICVAVRKPGCPEAGYHPWPDDLTSWDDLTAYSEFADHIAIDIHNGGSNYGFADGHAKWYKWENTIKPPIPGMHNTGRWHY; translated from the coding sequence ATTATTGCGATCCTGGCCGCCATTCTCTTCCCGGTATTCGCCCGGGCAAGGGCCAAAGCCCGGCAGACCAGTTGTCTGAGCAATGTGAAGCAGATCACCCTCGCGCTGATGATGTACGCCCAGGATTTCGACGAGTGCTACCCGGTGGTGGATCATGCAACGGGTTACGGCTGGTGGCAGCCGCTCCAGGCCTACGTGAAGAACGCCCAGATGTTCCGCTGCCCCGCATACCGCGCAGGCGCCGGTGAACCTGCCAGCGACTACGCACTCAACGGTTTGTTCGCTCACGGCGCATCCATGGCGGCCTTTGACACGCCCGCCGAGCAGATCTGCGTGGCGGTTCGCAAGCCCGGCTGCCCGGAGGCAGGATATCACCCCTGGCCGGATGATCTCACCTCATGGGACGACCTCACGGCATACAGCGAGTTCGCGGACCACATCGCGATTGACATTCACAATGGTGGTTCGAATTACGGGTTCGCGGATGGTCACGCCAAGTGGTACAAGTGGGAGAATACCATCAAGCCGCCGATTCCGGGGATGCACAACACGGGGCGCTGGCATTACTGA
- a CDS encoding endo-1,4-beta-xylanase yields MRHSLALALCILSLAALAQSDNLIANGDFANGTAGWSVPAGGRGSARIISCDLPGLPKAIQVIVKPEPGDNPWAVTLHTPLQAFVEEGQPLTIKLWARSPEKTPASVFLEQSGEPYAKSVYGQMALTSDWREFEFQGKSLQSFSPGEARVGFHLAHAAGTIELAGIRLLTSSQTAQGKRPTMNEPAGIIENGDFSQPLEGNWPTGGGDRLSVKIIDVDVPGYSRGVRLVSTPPENANPWDVQFAQTCRGYVYPGDAVYFRAWLRSPDNCPVTFIYELNRPPHTKHISQTVHLSPEWKEYRFVGRPDRGYRPGESRVSFFLGNAKGVVEVTGVRVENFGPAPDAAFSQTIDYWGGRAHPDDWREPALQRIEQLRKGDLRISVTDRAGNPVPDAAVKIEQLRHAFRFGTAAPAGRFLDQTNPDNLRFQQEVERLYNTVTFENDLKWPAMSEANTQMVLRAIDWLSARNIQVRGHCLLWGSFRHLHASVRDLRGSELLAACKAHVTDYARRFDGKLYLWDVVNEAGSNVEVWNDIGWQAFSDAFRWAREADPDVQLCYNDYGIVNENPVYRAKVAARIRQLLDAGAPVDVLGIQAHMSTPLTPIHRVLEIMDEWADFGLPLEITEFDLGCPDDQLHADYVRDFMIAAFSHPKMQSFIMWGFWEGSHWRAKDSAAMFRRDWSPRPAQEAWEDLVFNQWWTRADEKTDKAGLASTRAFYGKHRITVESAAGKAEAEIELLPNGPREFKLVVGG; encoded by the coding sequence ATGAGACATTCGCTCGCTCTCGCTTTGTGTATTTTGTCGCTGGCGGCCTTGGCGCAATCCGACAATCTCATCGCCAACGGCGACTTCGCCAACGGCACGGCAGGCTGGTCTGTCCCCGCGGGTGGCAGGGGCTCCGCGCGTATCATTAGTTGCGACTTGCCCGGGCTGCCGAAAGCGATTCAGGTCATCGTCAAGCCCGAACCAGGCGACAATCCCTGGGCCGTGACCTTGCATACGCCCCTGCAGGCTTTCGTGGAGGAAGGCCAGCCTTTGACGATCAAGCTCTGGGCGCGCAGCCCGGAGAAAACCCCGGCTAGCGTATTCCTGGAGCAGTCGGGCGAGCCTTACGCAAAGTCCGTCTACGGGCAGATGGCGCTTACATCGGACTGGCGCGAGTTCGAGTTCCAGGGCAAGAGCCTCCAGTCATTCAGTCCCGGCGAAGCTCGTGTCGGATTCCATCTCGCCCACGCGGCAGGTACCATCGAGCTTGCCGGTATCCGCCTGCTGACCAGCTCTCAAACCGCACAGGGGAAGAGACCCACGATGAATGAGCCCGCCGGCATCATCGAAAACGGCGACTTCAGCCAGCCGCTGGAAGGCAACTGGCCCACCGGCGGCGGCGACCGACTGAGTGTGAAGATCATCGACGTGGACGTCCCCGGCTACAGTCGCGGGGTGCGGCTGGTGAGCACACCGCCGGAGAACGCCAACCCATGGGATGTCCAGTTCGCTCAGACCTGCCGCGGCTACGTCTATCCCGGCGATGCCGTGTACTTCCGGGCCTGGCTCCGCAGCCCTGACAACTGCCCCGTGACTTTCATATACGAACTGAATCGGCCGCCACACACCAAGCACATCAGCCAGACGGTCCACCTGTCGCCCGAGTGGAAGGAGTACCGGTTTGTGGGCAGACCCGACCGGGGCTACCGTCCGGGCGAGTCCCGGGTCTCCTTCTTCCTGGGCAATGCGAAGGGCGTCGTGGAAGTGACCGGGGTGCGCGTCGAGAACTTCGGGCCCGCGCCGGACGCCGCGTTCAGCCAGACCATTGACTACTGGGGTGGCAGAGCTCACCCCGACGACTGGCGCGAACCCGCCCTGCAGCGCATCGAGCAACTGCGCAAAGGCGACCTGCGAATCAGCGTGACTGACCGTGCCGGAAACCCCGTGCCCGACGCCGCCGTGAAAATAGAGCAGTTGCGCCACGCCTTCCGTTTCGGCACCGCGGCACCCGCGGGCCGATTCCTGGACCAGACCAACCCGGACAACTTGCGCTTCCAGCAGGAAGTGGAGCGCCTGTACAACACCGTCACCTTCGAGAATGACCTCAAGTGGCCCGCCATGAGCGAGGCCAACACCCAGATGGTCCTCCGGGCCATTGACTGGCTGAGCGCCCGGAACATTCAGGTGCGTGGCCATTGCCTGCTCTGGGGATCCTTCCGCCACTTGCACGCTTCAGTCCGAGACCTGCGCGGGTCCGAACTCTTGGCGGCGTGCAAGGCCCACGTGACCGACTACGCCAGGCGTTTCGACGGCAAGCTCTACCTGTGGGATGTGGTGAACGAAGCCGGCAGCAATGTGGAGGTGTGGAACGACATCGGTTGGCAGGCTTTCTCCGACGCCTTCCGCTGGGCACGCGAAGCTGACCCGGATGTGCAGCTCTGCTACAATGATTACGGCATCGTCAACGAGAACCCGGTCTATCGCGCCAAAGTTGCCGCGCGCATCCGGCAATTGCTGGACGCCGGCGCTCCTGTGGATGTCCTCGGCATCCAGGCCCACATGAGCACCCCGCTCACCCCGATCCACCGGGTGCTGGAGATCATGGACGAGTGGGCCGATTTCGGACTGCCGCTGGAAATCACCGAGTTTGACCTGGGCTGCCCCGACGACCAGCTGCATGCCGATTACGTGCGAGACTTCATGATCGCCGCTTTCAGCCACCCGAAAATGCAGTCCTTCATCATGTGGGGCTTCTGGGAGGGCTCACACTGGCGCGCTAAGGACTCTGCCGCCATGTTCCGGCGCGACTGGTCCCCGCGCCCTGCCCAGGAAGCGTGGGAAGATCTGGTATTCAACCAGTGGTGGACCCGCGCCGATGAGAAGACCGACAAGGCCGGCCTCGCATCGACCCGCGCTTTCTACGGCAAGCACCGTATCACCGTAGAGAGCGCCGCCGGGAAGGCCGAAGCGGAGATCGAGCTTCTGCCGAATGGCCCCCGCGAATTCAAGCTGGTGGTCGGGGGATAG
- a CDS encoding DUF5060 domain-containing protein: MLARLLATAVCLSPLSALAQAIVPDNGAFVWRDGSEFIRFDKGRWTAGIDGARSLSWHVFLWHDDWKYETITGGTIEAGPELQPDGSLTMSGKFSAKENSPPMLYSLAVTPEEGGLRVRYEFRKSGPLKLSKPGVLLHIFAERKTFTGEERVWADPSRNGTIAGIPGGSAKRLLVELAGTRSLELGFAKFAAFDSEGNPNAYLFRLNFMPGDFPEGQTALGEYTVRFADMPGTFPGQVLPSAEPLAIRSVTASAAQVPMYEKLELDVDLGATYDNPYDPDDVALDATFTSPSGRQIEVPGFFMVEQERTVQDGTEIITPRGNGSWKVRFAALEPGRYTWQLALRDRTGRVTGGEGAFEATTPTAKGFVRVSKADPHFFAFDNGEGHYCIGHNLPIYHTSGQLADEAMRKFAAAGENWNRWWMASYGIGIEWEDRLGWYRQDNAARIDLVLDWARDLGLYYMMCMDTHQDFRTTGWDRNPFNKANGGPCEKAGDWFTNEEAREYYRKRLRYTVARWGYSPNVLCWEFGNEFQGWADSTEAMQLEWHREMSEHLAAIDPFDHMITTSFWGGTGPEAFWQLPNMHIVQTHCYTNTDDNVAPEIRRYCMDQWTKFDKPHIFGEFGIRSHSSTADKDPEGWGIHNALWAGMASFCAGPPMPWWHENYIEPLDLYFHFTALRNFTQDLPFGTAAWEPLEVEAVEYADPNHVPEVSDITISPVSVWGKPEHNEFRILPDGSIEGDRRPQQLLHGAGHPDLKNPPSFIVDYPAAGQFIVSVSNVSNSGLLRIWVDGEQKAEIDLPCGEGLGKSSVYRPQWTLWETTYDQEFAVDVPAGTHTIRIENFGKDWVRVVSYRFTGAKLIDRPNLLACGMRSDDVAVLWVQNLRSSWFNHAGNGEVGKVDPSVITLSGLPDGEYTLQWWDTWKGTPRGTDRVSVEGGKLILNMPELETDVALKIRPVR; encoded by the coding sequence ATGCTCGCGCGACTTCTTGCCACCGCTGTCTGCCTTTCCCCCCTGTCCGCACTCGCCCAAGCCATCGTTCCCGACAACGGGGCCTTCGTCTGGCGCGATGGCAGCGAGTTCATCCGTTTCGACAAAGGCCGCTGGACCGCCGGCATCGACGGTGCCCGAAGCCTGTCGTGGCATGTTTTTCTCTGGCATGATGACTGGAAGTACGAAACCATCACCGGCGGTACGATTGAGGCCGGGCCGGAGCTTCAGCCTGACGGCTCGCTTACCATGTCGGGGAAGTTCTCAGCGAAGGAAAACTCCCCGCCCATGCTCTACTCGCTCGCCGTCACTCCGGAGGAGGGCGGTCTTCGAGTGCGCTATGAGTTCCGCAAGTCCGGCCCGCTGAAGCTGTCGAAGCCAGGCGTCCTGCTCCACATCTTCGCCGAGCGCAAGACTTTCACCGGCGAAGAGCGCGTCTGGGCAGACCCGTCACGCAACGGCACCATCGCCGGCATCCCCGGCGGCAGTGCCAAGCGCTTGCTGGTGGAACTCGCGGGTACACGCAGCCTGGAACTGGGCTTTGCGAAGTTCGCCGCATTCGATAGCGAAGGCAACCCGAACGCCTACCTGTTCCGCCTGAACTTCATGCCGGGCGACTTTCCGGAGGGCCAGACGGCGTTGGGTGAGTACACGGTCCGGTTCGCCGACATGCCCGGCACTTTCCCCGGGCAGGTGCTGCCATCCGCCGAACCCCTGGCGATCCGTTCCGTGACAGCCTCAGCCGCCCAGGTCCCGATGTACGAGAAGCTGGAACTGGACGTTGACCTGGGCGCTACCTACGACAATCCCTATGACCCCGACGATGTGGCATTGGACGCAACCTTTACCAGTCCTTCGGGCAGGCAGATTGAAGTGCCGGGGTTCTTCATGGTCGAACAGGAGCGCACGGTACAGGATGGCACCGAGATCATCACTCCGCGGGGCAACGGCTCGTGGAAGGTGCGCTTCGCGGCCCTGGAGCCTGGCCGGTACACATGGCAGCTCGCTCTGCGAGACCGCACTGGCAGAGTCACCGGCGGCGAGGGAGCTTTCGAGGCCACCACACCCACCGCAAAGGGCTTCGTGCGCGTAAGCAAGGCCGACCCGCACTTCTTCGCTTTCGACAATGGCGAGGGGCACTACTGCATCGGACATAATTTGCCAATCTACCACACATCCGGCCAGCTTGCCGATGAGGCCATGCGCAAGTTCGCCGCCGCTGGGGAGAACTGGAACCGTTGGTGGATGGCCTCGTACGGGATCGGCATCGAGTGGGAAGACCGGCTGGGGTGGTACCGTCAGGACAACGCGGCCCGAATCGATCTGGTGCTGGACTGGGCCCGCGACCTGGGTCTTTACTACATGATGTGCATGGACACCCACCAGGACTTCCGCACCACCGGCTGGGACCGGAACCCCTTCAATAAGGCCAATGGCGGCCCGTGCGAGAAAGCCGGTGACTGGTTTACCAACGAGGAAGCGCGCGAGTACTACCGCAAGCGCCTTCGCTATACCGTTGCGCGTTGGGGATACAGCCCCAATGTGCTGTGCTGGGAGTTCGGCAATGAGTTCCAGGGCTGGGCGGACTCAACCGAGGCCATGCAACTCGAATGGCACCGGGAGATGTCCGAGCACCTCGCAGCCATTGACCCCTTCGACCACATGATTACCACCAGTTTCTGGGGCGGCACCGGCCCCGAAGCCTTCTGGCAACTGCCGAATATGCACATTGTTCAGACCCACTGCTACACCAATACGGACGACAACGTGGCGCCGGAAATCCGTCGGTACTGCATGGACCAGTGGACGAAGTTCGACAAACCCCATATCTTCGGTGAGTTCGGCATTCGCAGCCACAGCAGCACCGCGGACAAGGACCCCGAAGGATGGGGCATTCACAATGCCCTCTGGGCGGGAATGGCCAGCTTCTGCGCAGGCCCGCCTATGCCCTGGTGGCACGAGAACTACATCGAGCCACTCGACCTGTACTTCCACTTCACAGCTCTGCGCAATTTCACACAAGACCTGCCTTTCGGGACAGCCGCATGGGAGCCGCTTGAGGTCGAAGCCGTGGAGTACGCCGACCCGAACCATGTGCCCGAGGTCTCCGACATCACAATCTCACCGGTCTCGGTCTGGGGGAAGCCGGAGCACAATGAGTTCCGCATCCTGCCCGACGGGTCCATCGAAGGCGACCGCCGGCCGCAGCAGCTGCTCCATGGCGCCGGGCACCCCGACCTCAAGAACCCGCCCAGCTTCATCGTGGACTACCCTGCCGCCGGGCAGTTCATCGTCTCCGTGAGCAATGTCTCCAACTCCGGCCTCCTGCGCATCTGGGTGGACGGCGAGCAAAAGGCGGAGATCGACCTGCCCTGTGGGGAGGGCCTTGGCAAGAGCAGCGTGTACCGTCCCCAGTGGACGCTGTGGGAGACCACCTACGATCAAGAGTTTGCCGTGGATGTTCCCGCGGGGACCCACACCATCCGCATTGAGAACTTCGGCAAGGACTGGGTGCGCGTGGTCTCGTACCGGTTCACGGGGGCGAAGTTGATCGACCGGCCCAACTTGCTCGCATGCGGGATGAGATCGGATGATGTCGCGGTGCTCTGGGTCCAGAACCTGCGCAGTTCCTGGTTCAACCACGCGGGCAATGGTGAAGTGGGCAAGGTCGATCCGAGCGTCATCACCCTTTCCGGCCTGCCCGACGGCGAGTACACCCTGCAATGGTGGGACACCTGGAAAGGCACACCCCGCGGCACGGACAGGGTGAGTGTCGAGGGCGGGAAGCTGATCCTGAACATGCCCGAACTCGAGACCGATGTGGCGCTGAAGATCAGGCCGGTGCGGTAA
- a CDS encoding Gfo/Idh/MocA family oxidoreductase produces MSIKVGFIGVGGIARRHLNEANSNPEVEMVAYCDVDVERATRAAEQYGGNVYANAVELYDAEKPDAVIICTPPFAHGDIEEEACKRGIHFFVEKPVAVDMATANRVAKAVRDSGVITQVGYMFRFSPPLVQVRDMMRKHTPAMIQAHYYMPGLPSPGWWPKMELGGGQLIEQATHMLDLARFLAGEVCCVTGATATVRNWTDIPNGYEPEGLLKYSQVFEIPDTTALIMQFESGALGTLSCSIVPQAKWDVGFKVVCDGLIVTINGASASFAGDTQGDLNAPDDWATYVQKDFIDAVLQGRPAGIPYDEGVASLAVSVAGYESVKRGGCPVKLAELIG; encoded by the coding sequence ATGTCTATCAAGGTTGGTTTCATCGGTGTGGGCGGGATCGCTCGGCGGCATCTGAATGAGGCGAACAGCAACCCGGAAGTGGAGATGGTGGCCTACTGTGATGTGGACGTGGAGCGCGCGACGCGGGCAGCGGAGCAGTACGGCGGGAATGTCTACGCAAACGCAGTGGAACTGTATGACGCTGAAAAGCCCGATGCGGTGATCATCTGCACCCCGCCTTTCGCCCACGGGGACATTGAGGAGGAAGCCTGCAAGCGGGGCATCCACTTTTTCGTAGAGAAGCCTGTGGCAGTGGACATGGCGACAGCGAACCGGGTCGCGAAAGCGGTGCGTGACAGCGGTGTCATCACCCAGGTGGGCTACATGTTTCGCTTTTCGCCGCCGCTGGTGCAGGTGCGGGACATGATGCGCAAGCACACCCCCGCCATGATCCAGGCACACTACTACATGCCGGGCCTGCCCTCGCCGGGCTGGTGGCCGAAGATGGAACTGGGCGGCGGGCAGCTCATCGAGCAGGCCACCCACATGCTGGACCTGGCGCGGTTCCTCGCGGGCGAGGTCTGCTGCGTCACCGGGGCCACCGCCACCGTGCGCAACTGGACCGACATCCCCAACGGGTACGAACCCGAGGGCCTGCTGAAATACTCGCAGGTCTTCGAGATCCCGGACACCACGGCGCTGATCATGCAGTTCGAGAGCGGCGCCCTGGGCACGCTGAGTTGCTCAATCGTCCCTCAAGCCAAGTGGGACGTGGGCTTCAAGGTGGTCTGCGACGGGCTGATCGTCACAATCAACGGGGCCAGCGCGAGCTTCGCCGGCGACACTCAGGGCGATCTGAACGCCCCGGATGATTGGGCGACCTACGTGCAGAAGGATTTCATCGACGCGGTGCTTCAGGGACGCCCGGCGGGCATTCCTTATGACGAGGGTGTAGCAAGTCTCGCGGTGTCTGTGGCCGGCTATGAGTCCGTGAAGCGCGGCGGATGTCCGGTGAAGCTGGCGGAGTTGATCGGATAA